The following proteins come from a genomic window of Brevibacillus antibioticus:
- a CDS encoding YvaD family protein, with protein sequence MSEKNVRALLVFFWVTDVVFVVYWLVTFLELLPVEYLYQDYYDPNLLAWNLSFFPLDIFISITGFASLYAYRRGRHIWKPLAMLSLVLTSCSGLQAIAFWAFKADFDWSWWIPNLYLLIYPLFFLPGLMRELAKVKERDY encoded by the coding sequence ATGAGTGAGAAAAATGTAAGAGCATTACTAGTGTTCTTCTGGGTTACCGATGTGGTTTTTGTCGTATACTGGCTCGTTACATTTTTGGAGCTTCTCCCTGTGGAATATCTGTATCAGGATTACTATGACCCCAATTTGCTCGCATGGAACCTGTCCTTTTTTCCATTGGATATTTTCATTTCCATCACGGGCTTTGCCAGTCTGTACGCCTACCGCAGAGGACGGCACATCTGGAAGCCGCTGGCCATGCTGTCGCTCGTTTTGACGTCCTGTTCGGGTTTGCAGGCAATCGCTTTTTGGGCGTTCAAGGCAGATTTTGATTGGTCCTGGTGGATTCCGAACCTGTACCTGTTGATTTACCCGTTATTCTTTTTGCCGGGCTTGATGCGAGAACTGGCAAAAGTGAAGGAAAGGGATTATTGA
- a CDS encoding DMT family transporter encodes MSWIYLLMAILLEVAGTTSMKLSDGLSKPVPSVMMFIFYILCFSSLSLALKEMEVGTAYAIWSGLGTAIIAVIGVVVFKDAFTVKKLIAVGLIIVGCVLLNLGDTSHAQSSKDTGVAEAK; translated from the coding sequence ATGAGTTGGATCTATCTATTAATGGCCATTTTGCTAGAGGTGGCTGGAACAACATCGATGAAGCTGTCTGACGGGCTGAGCAAGCCTGTCCCCAGTGTGATGATGTTTATCTTTTATATTTTGTGCTTCTCGTCGCTGAGTCTGGCGCTCAAGGAAATGGAGGTCGGGACTGCCTATGCCATCTGGTCGGGTCTCGGCACGGCGATCATCGCGGTCATTGGTGTGGTGGTCTTCAAGGACGCCTTCACTGTCAAAAAATTGATTGCTGTCGGACTGATCATCGTGGGCTGTGTGCTGTTGAATCTGGGAGACACTTCTCATGCGCAATCTTCTAAAGATACAGGAGTAGCTGAGGCAAAATGA
- the glpK gene encoding glycerol kinase GlpK, with protein sequence MDNKYMLSLDQGTTSSRAILFDKSGAIIGVAQKEFTQIYPKPGWVEHNAEEIWESQLEVLKAVLLENHVKPEEIAGIGITNQRETTVVWDKHTGKPIHNAIVWQSRQSIDVCNQLKEQGHEQTVREKTGLLIDAYFSGTKVKWLLDHVEGARDRAEKGDLLFGTIDTWLIWKLTNGLVHVTDYSNASRTLMFNIHSLEWDDELLNMLQIPKSMLPAVRPSSELYGYTDEKLFEFQIPIAGIAGDQQAALFGQACFAEGQAKNTYGTGCFMLMNTGEKAVASKNGLLTTIAWGVDGKVEYALEGSIFVAGAAIQWLRDGLKLIEKSSDSEKHALTVDSTDGVYMVPAFVGLGAPYWDMEARGAIFGLTRGTTEDHLIRAALESLAYQTRDVLEAMEADSGIRLQKLAVDGGAVANNFLMQFQSDILNTEVERPRVNETTALGAAYLAGLAVGYWGSKEDIVNNKVVERSFSPDMAEEVRLGLYAGWQQAVTATMGYKIRH encoded by the coding sequence ATGGACAATAAATATATGCTTTCCCTCGATCAAGGAACCACGAGCTCTCGCGCTATTTTATTCGATAAATCAGGGGCCATTATCGGTGTGGCCCAGAAGGAATTCACGCAAATTTATCCGAAGCCGGGTTGGGTGGAGCACAATGCCGAGGAAATCTGGGAATCACAGCTGGAGGTTTTGAAAGCGGTTTTACTGGAGAATCATGTGAAACCAGAAGAAATCGCAGGGATCGGGATTACCAATCAGCGGGAAACAACCGTGGTATGGGATAAGCACACGGGCAAGCCGATTCACAATGCGATTGTATGGCAAAGCAGACAGTCCATCGATGTTTGCAACCAGTTGAAAGAGCAAGGCCATGAACAAACCGTTCGTGAAAAGACAGGATTGTTGATTGACGCCTATTTTTCTGGCACAAAAGTAAAATGGCTGCTCGATCATGTGGAGGGAGCACGGGATCGAGCCGAGAAAGGCGACCTCTTGTTTGGAACTATTGATACGTGGCTGATTTGGAAGCTGACCAATGGCCTTGTGCATGTGACCGACTATTCCAATGCTTCCCGCACATTGATGTTTAATATTCATTCCCTAGAGTGGGACGACGAGCTGTTGAACATGCTGCAAATCCCGAAAAGCATGCTGCCAGCTGTCCGTCCTTCCAGCGAATTGTACGGCTACACAGACGAGAAGCTCTTCGAATTCCAGATTCCGATTGCCGGGATTGCTGGAGACCAGCAGGCCGCTTTGTTTGGGCAGGCTTGCTTTGCGGAAGGGCAGGCCAAAAACACTTACGGAACAGGTTGCTTCATGCTGATGAATACCGGAGAAAAGGCAGTTGCATCCAAAAACGGGTTGCTTACGACCATTGCCTGGGGAGTGGATGGCAAGGTAGAGTACGCCCTGGAAGGCAGTATTTTTGTAGCTGGTGCGGCGATTCAATGGTTGCGTGACGGGCTCAAGCTGATCGAAAAATCATCGGATTCGGAAAAGCACGCACTCACTGTTGACAGTACAGATGGTGTCTATATGGTTCCAGCCTTTGTTGGACTGGGAGCGCCGTATTGGGATATGGAAGCTAGAGGCGCGATCTTCGGCTTGACCCGCGGAACGACGGAAGATCATTTGATTCGGGCAGCGCTGGAGTCTCTGGCTTATCAGACACGGGATGTGCTTGAAGCGATGGAGGCTGATTCTGGCATCCGGCTGCAAAAGCTGGCGGTAGACGGTGGAGCTGTGGCGAATAACTTTTTAATGCAGTTCCAGTCCGACATCCTGAATACAGAGGTTGAGCGTCCGCGTGTCAATGAAACGACTGCGCTGGGAGCTGCTTACCTCGCAGGGCTTGCCGTCGGGTATTGGGGCAGTAAGGAAGATATTGTGAATAACAAAGTGGTGGAGCGCTCCTTCTCACCGGATATGGCGGAGGAAGTGCGCCTGGGGCTGTACGCAGGTTGGCAGCAAGCAGTTACGGCAACGATGGGTTACAAGATTAGGCATTGA
- a CDS encoding MBL fold metallo-hydrolase, which produces MKISNGVEMLHLDFHGNIIHPVLLWDRDMAVLIDTGFPGQMDDLRMEMEAVGVPLYKLKAVILTHQDVDHIGSLPEILQECGDQVNVYAHELDKPYIQGEIPLLKDGHLENPPKGRVDYTVSDGQELPFCGGIRVIHTPGHTPGHISLYLKQSKTLVAGDSMYSVNGILGGIHAPSTPDMNTARLSLKKYVDLDIAAMVCYHGGLSNENVKDQIVELGQRLR; this is translated from the coding sequence ATGAAAATTTCAAACGGAGTAGAAATGCTTCATCTAGATTTTCATGGGAATATTATTCACCCCGTTCTTTTGTGGGATCGAGACATGGCTGTTTTAATAGACACTGGATTCCCAGGGCAAATGGATGATTTACGCATGGAGATGGAAGCCGTAGGAGTACCGTTATACAAACTAAAAGCTGTGATTTTGACGCATCAGGATGTGGATCATATCGGCAGTCTTCCAGAGATTTTACAGGAGTGTGGGGATCAGGTTAACGTTTATGCACACGAACTGGATAAACCGTATATTCAAGGGGAGATACCGCTTTTAAAAGATGGGCACCTTGAGAATCCTCCCAAAGGCAGAGTGGACTATACCGTGAGTGACGGTCAAGAATTGCCCTTTTGCGGCGGGATTCGCGTCATCCATACTCCTGGGCATACTCCCGGTCATATTAGCCTTTATTTAAAGCAAAGCAAGACTCTCGTTGCCGGCGATTCGATGTACAGCGTAAACGGGATTCTCGGGGGCATTCATGCCCCGAGCACACCGGATATGAATACAGCCCGTCTCTCTTTGAAAAAGTATGTAGACCTCGACATAGCAGCTATGGTTTGTTATCACGGGGGACTTAGTAACGAAAATGTGAAGGATCAGATCGTAGAACTTGGTCAGAGGTTACGCTAA
- a CDS encoding TetR/AcrR family transcriptional regulator, translating into MQERILQCAYHEIETKGVRFTMSDLARRAGVSTKTLYASFPSKEALITKVIEENIEDLRKEEDRILHDPDLDLVEKMRQLLALIPNNFSRTDLRVWYELKRYYPEQWKLIDEFNQQEWEHVRIILEQGMEEGVFRCIQLPILIQMYTGTLNQLIDQQLANQHHVTIGEALDAVIDILLGGIIDSSSSNK; encoded by the coding sequence ATGCAGGAGAGAATCCTACAATGCGCTTATCATGAGATTGAGACTAAGGGCGTCCGTTTTACCATGTCTGATTTAGCTCGGCGCGCGGGTGTTAGCACCAAGACGTTGTATGCGAGCTTTCCATCGAAAGAGGCCTTGATCACCAAAGTCATTGAAGAAAACATCGAGGATTTGCGTAAAGAGGAAGATCGGATTTTGCATGATCCTGACCTCGATTTGGTAGAAAAGATGCGACAGCTTCTGGCACTGATTCCGAACAACTTCTCACGAACCGACCTGCGCGTGTGGTACGAGCTGAAGCGCTACTATCCTGAGCAATGGAAGCTAATCGACGAGTTCAATCAACAGGAATGGGAGCATGTTCGGATCATTCTGGAGCAAGGGATGGAGGAGGGCGTGTTTCGTTGTATCCAGCTTCCGATCTTGATTCAGATGTATACCGGGACACTCAACCAACTGATTGATCAGCAGTTGGCGAACCAGCATCATGTGACGATTGGCGAAGCACTGGATGCGGTCATCGATATTTTACTAGGCGGCATCATAGATTCTTCGTCTTCAAACAAGTAA
- a CDS encoding MIP/aquaporin family protein, protein MSIYVGELIGTMILIILGAGVCAGQNLKKAYSQNGGWIVITLGWGLAVACGAYAVGSISGAHLNPALTIALASIGQFPWEHVPGYIAAQLIGAFMGATFVWIFYYPHWRETNDAGAKLGVFATGPAIPHTVANLFSEILGTFFLVLGLLAIGANKFAEGLNPFIVGFLIVAIGLSLGGTTGYAINPARDLGPRLAHALLPIHGKGKSNWRYAWIPVVGPIIGAVSGAFFYKSTFTDHSLTGVIALAAFMVIAIVVGMTTKKSIGSKERLASESARS, encoded by the coding sequence ATGTCTATCTATGTAGGGGAACTGATCGGGACAATGATCTTGATCATTTTGGGGGCAGGTGTTTGCGCCGGACAGAACTTGAAAAAGGCGTATTCCCAGAACGGCGGTTGGATTGTGATTACGCTGGGCTGGGGGCTGGCAGTTGCGTGCGGAGCGTATGCAGTCGGAAGCATTAGCGGAGCGCATTTGAATCCGGCACTTACGATTGCACTGGCCAGCATCGGTCAATTTCCGTGGGAGCATGTGCCGGGCTACATAGCGGCTCAACTGATTGGGGCATTTATGGGAGCGACATTTGTCTGGATCTTTTATTACCCGCATTGGCGAGAGACGAATGATGCAGGAGCCAAATTGGGGGTATTTGCAACAGGTCCCGCGATTCCCCATACAGTTGCAAATCTCTTCAGCGAAATTTTAGGTACGTTTTTCTTGGTGCTCGGTCTACTGGCGATCGGAGCGAATAAATTTGCAGAAGGACTCAATCCGTTTATCGTTGGCTTCCTGATTGTCGCAATCGGTTTGTCTCTTGGAGGTACTACCGGCTATGCGATCAATCCAGCCCGTGACCTTGGCCCTCGCCTCGCCCATGCTCTCTTGCCCATCCACGGTAAAGGAAAGTCCAATTGGCGCTATGCATGGATTCCTGTTGTTGGACCAATCATTGGAGCAGTAAGTGGAGCGTTTTTTTACAAATCAACGTTTACAGACCATTCGTTGACAGGTGTAATAGCATTAGCGGCTTTCATGGTGATTGCCATCGTGGTCGGCATGACAACCAAAAAATCAATCGGTAGCAAGGAGCGACTCGCATCCGAAAGTGCGCGTTCCTAG
- a CDS encoding erythromycin esterase family protein, with translation MKRKLLITLSLFIVLSVLTGFQSASANTLQQSLQSNLVPVSKMELPAKTIIGFGEATHGNKQFTTLKLDIFKHLVEKQGYRVFAIEGDFGGGQKVNEYILGGSGTAQDAAKAIGFTIYQTEEMAALLSWMRSFNEKRDAKDQIHFYGFDMQRYDHNKNGLFSFLKKVDPTLATKYEKLLTNLNDKTVYDQKTALVQEALSHIRSLMEQMKQHQSVYIAKSSMKEYELAFAFAESIKQNATLRGTNTNYGNTRDRYMAEKVMWILSFEKKQYGHNNLFIAGHNGHIEKTSTTAGMTTCMGAHLAKALGDQYYAIGSEFYESTFLANDASTNERKAFTVKNSGKDRLAVLFAQTGMADAFLDFSKAKHHADFYTYLNKAQSISAIGDVFSGWYGKMEKMYTLQMIPAKAFDAIIFVRTATPSVMITN, from the coding sequence ATGAAAAGAAAACTCCTGATCACCCTAAGCTTGTTCATCGTGCTGAGTGTACTGACGGGTTTCCAATCTGCATCAGCCAACACCTTGCAGCAGTCATTGCAATCTAACCTTGTCCCAGTTTCAAAAATGGAGCTTCCTGCCAAAACCATCATCGGGTTTGGAGAAGCCACGCATGGCAACAAGCAATTTACTACGCTGAAGTTAGATATTTTTAAGCATCTGGTAGAAAAACAAGGATATCGCGTATTTGCCATTGAAGGCGATTTTGGCGGTGGCCAAAAGGTCAATGAATACATTTTAGGCGGCAGCGGAACTGCGCAGGATGCCGCAAAAGCCATCGGATTTACGATTTACCAAACAGAAGAAATGGCCGCCCTTCTCTCTTGGATGCGCTCCTTTAATGAGAAGCGAGATGCCAAAGATCAAATTCATTTCTATGGCTTTGACATGCAACGCTATGACCATAACAAAAACGGGCTATTCTCCTTTTTGAAAAAAGTTGATCCGACACTCGCAACCAAGTATGAGAAGTTGCTTACGAATCTGAATGATAAGACGGTGTATGATCAAAAGACCGCCCTCGTACAGGAAGCGCTCTCCCACATAAGAAGCTTGATGGAGCAGATGAAACAACACCAATCTGTTTACATCGCGAAAAGCTCTATGAAAGAATATGAGCTGGCTTTCGCCTTCGCAGAATCCATCAAGCAAAACGCTACACTGCGCGGAACAAATACGAACTATGGCAACACCCGTGATCGCTATATGGCGGAAAAAGTGATGTGGATTTTATCGTTTGAAAAGAAACAGTACGGTCACAATAACCTGTTCATCGCCGGACATAATGGACACATAGAAAAGACCTCCACTACCGCAGGAATGACGACCTGCATGGGGGCACATCTCGCAAAAGCTTTGGGAGACCAGTATTACGCCATCGGAAGTGAATTCTACGAAAGCACCTTCCTTGCGAATGACGCCTCTACCAATGAGCGCAAAGCGTTTACTGTGAAGAATAGTGGCAAAGATCGGCTAGCTGTTTTGTTTGCACAGACAGGGATGGCGGATGCATTCCTTGATTTTTCCAAGGCAAAGCATCATGCGGATTTTTACACCTATCTGAATAAAGCCCAGTCCATCAGTGCAATTGGTGATGTTTTTAGTGGATGGTATGGAAAAATGGAGAAGATGTATACGTTGCAGATGATTCCGGCAAAAGCTTTTGATGCAATCATCTTCGTGCGAACTGCTACTCCTTCGGTTATGATAACGAATTAA
- a CDS encoding helix-turn-helix domain-containing protein codes for MSRGKYNAFEKLAILEEVSNGEIGFLAAAKKYEINKTTLMKWQRRYKMYGYEGLERRTHLQRYSAELKLRAVMDYLEGGLSQYQIIDKYKIASTRQLFNWINKYNGHSSLKAYKGEAKAMTKSRSTTWQERIEIVQYCLAHEHNYQKTAEHFQVSYQQVYQWVKKFGDGGQDALKDSRGRKKTPEELTEADQQKLKMKKMEYEIERLRAENAFLKKLEELERRRR; via the coding sequence ATGTCTAGAGGTAAATATAATGCTTTCGAGAAACTCGCCATTCTCGAAGAAGTATCAAATGGGGAAATTGGTTTCCTGGCAGCTGCGAAGAAATATGAGATTAACAAGACGACTTTAATGAAATGGCAGCGTCGGTACAAGATGTATGGATATGAAGGGTTAGAGCGTCGTACGCATCTTCAACGCTATAGTGCTGAGCTTAAGCTCCGAGCGGTAATGGATTACCTTGAGGGGGGATTGTCTCAGTACCAGATCATCGATAAATACAAGATTGCTAGCACGAGACAGCTTTTTAATTGGATCAACAAGTATAATGGTCATAGCAGCTTAAAAGCCTATAAAGGGGAAGCAAAAGCTATGACAAAGAGTCGCTCTACGACTTGGCAAGAACGGATTGAGATTGTCCAGTATTGTCTGGCACATGAACATAATTACCAAAAGACAGCTGAACATTTTCAGGTCTCCTACCAGCAAGTATACCAATGGGTGAAGAAGTTCGGAGATGGCGGTCAGGATGCGTTAAAGGATAGCCGAGGGAGAAAGAAAACTCCGGAGGAGTTAACAGAGGCCGATCAACAGAAACTCAAGATGAAGAAGATGGAGTACGAAATTGAGCGACTTCGGGCGGAAAATGCATTCTTAAAAAAGTTAGAGGAGCTAGAAAGAAGGCGACGCTAA
- a CDS encoding IS3 family transposase — MLKKVRGARKKATLNQTRQETIYLAIQALQKDASISVQLLCKIAGIARSSYYKWLNRKPSPREMENEKFTQVMMTIYEKVEHTFGYRQLTLHMRKQTRKTINHKRVERLMKVMGIQSVIRRKKKKYTNATPQQVAENLLNRKFHADAPNEKWLTDVTEFKYGNGQKAYLSAILDLHDKSIVAYVLGRSNNNPLVFQTLKRALQAAPGSSPMLHSDRGYQYTSFGFKKLLDDNNIIQSMSRVGRCIDNGPMESFWGTLKCEKYYLHTYHTFEELERDIEAYIHFYNYERLQAKLNDLSPMEFRTKAA, encoded by the coding sequence ATTCTTAAAAAAGTTAGAGGAGCTAGAAAGAAGGCGACGCTAAATCAGACACGGCAGGAAACAATTTACCTTGCCATCCAAGCGCTTCAAAAGGATGCATCAATTAGCGTTCAACTCCTATGTAAAATTGCAGGAATTGCACGCTCAAGCTATTACAAGTGGCTAAATCGCAAACCCAGTCCTCGAGAGATGGAGAATGAGAAGTTTACCCAGGTGATGATGACCATCTATGAGAAAGTGGAGCACACCTTTGGATACCGTCAATTAACCCTCCATATGCGAAAACAAACCAGAAAAACCATTAACCATAAGCGCGTAGAACGGTTAATGAAGGTAATGGGAATCCAGTCTGTTATCCGGAGAAAGAAAAAGAAGTACACAAACGCCACGCCGCAGCAGGTGGCGGAAAACCTACTAAACCGTAAATTCCATGCCGATGCACCGAATGAAAAGTGGCTCACCGATGTAACGGAATTCAAGTACGGTAACGGCCAGAAAGCGTATTTAAGTGCTATTCTCGACCTTCATGATAAATCCATCGTCGCCTATGTATTAGGGCGTTCCAATAACAATCCACTTGTATTCCAGACATTGAAACGGGCCTTGCAGGCAGCACCAGGAAGTAGCCCCATGCTTCATAGCGACCGAGGCTACCAATACACCTCCTTTGGCTTTAAGAAACTTTTGGATGACAACAACATAATCCAGAGCATGTCCCGTGTGGGACGATGTATCGATAACGGCCCAATGGAATCTTTTTGGGGGACCCTCAAATGTGAGAAGTACTATTTGCACACGTACCATACTTTTGAGGAACTTGAGAGAGATATTGAGGCCTATATCCACTTTTACAATTACGAACGATTACAAGCAAAACTAAACGACCTCAGTCCGATGGAGTTCAGGACCAAGGCCGCCTAA
- a CDS encoding GNAT family N-acetyltransferase yields the protein MSMTQHEDKSAAVRFLEGERVFLRPIGTEDTELYFRSLFNKETRMLTGTQKHFTREQIHQYIANKGQDSSSVLLLICLCENDQVIGDVQIGDIDSKNRNAFIRISIDQNAYQGKGYGSEALLLMLDYGFGILNLHRIELNVFAFNERAIHTYEKLGFQREGVQRQALYYNHAYHDSILMSMLANEYRAKYLK from the coding sequence ATGTCTATGACACAACATGAGGATAAAAGTGCAGCGGTTCGCTTTTTAGAAGGAGAACGTGTCTTTTTGCGACCAATTGGCACAGAAGATACCGAATTATACTTCCGCTCCTTGTTCAACAAGGAAACGCGGATGCTGACTGGTACACAAAAACATTTCACGCGTGAGCAAATCCACCAGTACATCGCGAACAAAGGCCAGGACTCTTCCAGTGTCCTCTTATTGATCTGCCTGTGTGAAAATGATCAGGTGATTGGCGACGTCCAAATCGGGGATATCGATTCGAAAAATCGCAACGCCTTCATTCGAATTTCGATTGATCAAAATGCCTATCAAGGCAAAGGCTACGGAAGCGAAGCCCTTCTGCTGATGCTCGATTATGGTTTTGGCATCCTCAATCTACACCGCATCGAGCTAAACGTATTCGCCTTTAACGAACGCGCCATCCATACGTATGAAAAGCTCGGCTTCCAGCGTGAAGGTGTACAGCGACAAGCGCTTTATTACAACCACGCCTATCACGACTCCATTCTCATGTCCATGCTGGCAAACGAGTATCGAGCGAAGTATTTGAAATAG
- a CDS encoding PLP-dependent aminotransferase family protein, with protein MLLTPNWQENDNEPQYVQLYAYLKKEIVAGRLAVSSKLPSVRKLADLLGLSTTPVEMAYQQLLSEGFIQSKPRSGYYVEKLPDPEVKPGAGASIQTIQRPMLRDEREYVYDFHLSRNDFSLFPTMIWRRLYNETLHIEQQENLFYGDPQGEAGLRKQIADYLHRYRGVACSPNQVVIGAGQFGLLSLICLMVKPQFHRIGVENPGYLLFANTFRQHGYDVLPISLTEDGISVSELYESGVSLAAVSSAHQYPRGMIMPISKRLQLLEWAKSVGGYIIEDDYDGEFRYHGRPIPSMQGLLPHANVIYMGSFAQVLAPAVGIWYMVLPESLLDTYYNLLRETLLEPSSSRLHQRTMEAFMEKGYFEKHVRKMRKLYRKKHDALLLAVHKHFGERATVIGADAGFHVLLRVNSERSEEELKKLAIQAGVRASSASFTWLVPPNPLPKEFFLGFAGIPLEKIDPGIEALRQAWFGDC; from the coding sequence ATGCTCTTGACCCCAAACTGGCAGGAAAATGACAACGAGCCGCAGTACGTACAGCTTTATGCTTATTTGAAAAAGGAAATCGTTGCAGGACGCTTGGCGGTGAGTAGCAAGCTGCCGTCCGTTCGCAAGCTGGCTGACCTGCTGGGCTTAAGCACAACGCCCGTGGAGATGGCATACCAGCAGTTGCTTTCGGAAGGTTTTATTCAAAGCAAACCGCGCAGTGGATACTATGTAGAGAAACTGCCTGATCCAGAGGTGAAGCCGGGAGCTGGTGCGAGCATACAAACCATCCAGCGGCCTATGCTGCGTGACGAGCGGGAATACGTCTATGACTTTCATCTCTCCCGCAATGATTTTTCGCTATTTCCAACCATGATTTGGCGGCGTTTGTACAATGAGACGCTTCACATAGAGCAGCAGGAGAATCTCTTTTATGGAGATCCGCAAGGGGAGGCTGGACTCAGGAAGCAAATCGCTGACTACTTGCACAGGTACAGGGGTGTCGCCTGTTCGCCGAATCAAGTGGTGATTGGGGCGGGCCAGTTTGGCTTGCTGTCCTTGATCTGTTTGATGGTAAAGCCACAATTCCACCGCATCGGTGTAGAAAATCCGGGGTATTTGTTGTTTGCCAATACGTTTCGCCAGCATGGATACGACGTGTTGCCGATTTCACTGACAGAGGACGGAATAAGCGTCAGTGAGCTATATGAGTCAGGGGTTAGCTTGGCTGCCGTTTCGTCGGCTCATCAATACCCACGTGGGATGATCATGCCCATATCCAAGCGATTGCAATTGCTCGAATGGGCCAAAAGTGTGGGAGGGTACATCATCGAAGACGATTATGACGGAGAATTTCGTTACCATGGCAGACCGATTCCGTCTATGCAAGGCTTGCTCCCGCATGCGAATGTCATTTATATGGGGAGTTTTGCGCAGGTGTTGGCGCCTGCAGTAGGTATTTGGTACATGGTCTTGCCAGAATCTCTGCTGGATACGTACTACAACCTGCTGCGCGAGACACTGCTGGAACCATCCTCATCCCGACTGCATCAACGGACGATGGAAGCCTTTATGGAAAAAGGATATTTCGAAAAGCATGTCCGCAAAATGCGCAAGCTGTACCGTAAAAAGCATGATGCGCTTCTGCTGGCTGTGCACAAGCATTTTGGCGAAAGAGCGACAGTTATCGGAGCCGATGCGGGCTTTCACGTCCTGCTGCGGGTAAACAGCGAGCGAAGCGAAGAGGAGCTGAAAAAGCTGGCGATTCAGGCAGGTGTGAGAGCCTCGTCCGCATCGTTTACATGGCTGGTGCCACCCAATCCCTTGCCAAAAGAGTTTTTCCTCGGCTTCGCGGGCATTCCTTTGGAAAAAATCGATCCTGGTATCGAGGCACTGAGACAAGCGTGGTTTGGAGATTGTTGA